The sequence CTGAGCATGATCGCTTAGCTTTGCTGCAAGCGGTAAATGATGATGTCATAGATATTATCGCCACCGATCATGCGCCGCATACGCTGATGGAAAAACAGCTGCCATACCATCAATCGCCTGCTGGATTACCGTTAGTGCAACATGCACTACTCAGCTTGTTTGATCAGGTTGCAGAACAGCGGTTAAGTGTTCAAACCGTCGTGAAGAAAACTTCGCATAATCCCGCTATTCGCTATGCAATTAAAGACAGAGGTTTTATTCGTGAAGGCTATCATGCTGATTTGGTATTAATCGACCAACAGCAAGGCACCCTCGCCAGTCACAGCAACGCTCGCTATCTCTGTGGCTGGACACCATTCGATCAGCATCAATTTAAGTCACGCATTGATAAAACGTGGGTCAATGGTCAACTGGTATTTGATGGCGATAAGGTACTAGAACAGCCATTGCCTTCACAACGCTTACAATTTTATCGCTAAACAGGAGCTTATTGTTGTCTTCTTCTGCTTTACCCGACGTAACGTCTGAACTTCATGCCGATAAGCCACATGCATTACAGTGGGTGGGTATGGAAAATATCGCCGTACCTATTCAGCTTGAAATAGCTGATCAAAAGGCGGTTACCGTTGCAGCTAAGGCTAATGTCTTTGTTAGTCTCGACGCTTTAGCTGCAAAGGGCATTCATATGTCACGCCTGCACCTCGCACTGAATACGCTAGCACAACAGACATGCAATAAGGCAACGCTGAACGCCTTACTGAGCCATTTTATTCAAAGCCAGCAGGGCATTAGCAAATCAGCGAAAATCGAATTACACTTCGAGCTTATTTTGCAAAAGCCAGCACTGTTAAGCGATGAATTCGGCTATCAAAGCTACCCGCTGCAGCTGTCTGCTGAGCAGAGTGAGCAAGGCTTTAGCCAAACCTTAGGGCTTAGCATACCCTACTCTAGTACCTGCCCCTGCTCGGCAGCATTAAGCCGCCAACTGTATGCGGATGCGGTTGAACATAGATTTAGTGATGCGACAATCGACAAGCACGATCTTCTTAATTGGATAAGGTCTGAAGCAGGCTCAATTGCCACCCCGCACAGCCAGCGATCGAATGCGCATATTGAGCTAGATATTGGCGATGCCGCTTGGCCCGACCTGGCCTTGCTGATTTTCGAGCTAGAGGAAATGATAGCAACTGCCGTGCAAACCGCCGTTAAACGCCAAGACGAACAAGCGTTCGCACAGTTGAATGCCAATAATTTGATGTTTTGCGAAGATGCCGCCAGACGGTTAAAACACTGTCTTGATCAAATGCCGCTAGTGCAAGACTATCGGCTGAAAATTGAGCATTTAGAGAGTCTGCATGCACATAATGCAGTGGTTAGAGACCAAAAGCGCCGTAGCAAATAAAGCATATTTTTATGCACCGCAATGGTATGCTCTGATCACCTGATTACTATCCAAATACCTTTGACACCCTAAAAAACTTTATTTCAAATACTTTATTTTAAAAGCTTCATTTCATGCGCCAGATTATTCTTGCCAGTAGCTCTCGCTATCGGCAACAACAGCTAAAACAACTTAATCTCGACTTTTGCAGCATAGCCCCTGATGTCGATGAGTCTCCTTTAAAAACGCAGATCAGCGATCATATTGCCCTATCACAAGCATTATCGCGACTGAAAGCCGACAACATAAAACGTTTACACCCTGATGCAATCATTATTGCCGGTGACCAAATCGCAAGCTTTCAGCAAGGCATTTTAAGTAAGCCGATCACTGAGGCGAATGCATTTCAGCAGCTACGGAAACTTAGCGGGCAGCAACACCGCCTAATAAGCTCTGTTGTGATTTACGCCGACGGGCAAGAATATATCCATAGCCATATTGCCACCTTACAGATGCGCAAACTCAGCGATCAGCAAATTCATCGCTATATCGCTCAAGATCAGCCGCTTCATAGCTGCGGTGCCTACCGTATCGAAGCGCAAGGTATCGCTTTATTTGAAACGCTAGACTGTGAGGATTTTAGCGCGATTGTCGGCATACCGCTGATATGGACTGCCAATACGCTTAATCAGCTTGGCATCGCGGTGCCGTAACGTTTTCGTAGCGCAGTGATAACCTTGCTGCAACATCAAAAATTTAGCGTTCGCAGAGCCGATTACTGAATCACCGCGTAAAGGCATTATGATTCAGACTCTAAACTGGCTCTCAGGACACTCCCATGTTGCGCTTAACGATTTTATTTTTAGCTGTGTTTAGTCACGGTTTGTTTGCCATTGAAGAGCCCAAATATGCGCTGCTTCACCAACAAGATGAGTTTGAAATTCGGCATTATGCAAGCCATATTGCCGCCTCCGTGGTTACCCGCGGCAATATGAAAAGCGCATCCAGCTCGGGTTTTCGAGGCATAGCCGACTATATATTTGGCAATAATCAACATCTATCATCGGGCCAATCAG is a genomic window of Pseudomonadales bacterium containing:
- a CDS encoding heme-binding protein, whose translation is MLRLTILFLAVFSHGLFAIEEPKYALLHQQDEFEIRHYASHIAASVVTRGNMKSASSSGFRGIADYIFGNNQHLSSGQSENISMTAPVSMQLNDQQAALSTDALNNQQDWQVSFFMPAAYQLDTL
- the maf gene encoding septum formation protein Maf; translated protein: MRQIILASSSRYRQQQLKQLNLDFCSIAPDVDESPLKTQISDHIALSQALSRLKADNIKRLHPDAIIIAGDQIASFQQGILSKPITEANAFQQLRKLSGQQHRLISSVVIYADGQEYIHSHIATLQMRKLSDQQIHRYIAQDQPLHSCGAYRIEAQGIALFETLDCEDFSAIVGIPLIWTANTLNQLGIAVP
- a CDS encoding GTP cyclohydrolase I FolE2 — translated: MSSSALPDVTSELHADKPHALQWVGMENIAVPIQLEIADQKAVTVAAKANVFVSLDALAAKGIHMSRLHLALNTLAQQTCNKATLNALLSHFIQSQQGISKSAKIELHFELILQKPALLSDEFGYQSYPLQLSAEQSEQGFSQTLGLSIPYSSTCPCSAALSRQLYADAVEHRFSDATIDKHDLLNWIRSEAGSIATPHSQRSNAHIELDIGDAAWPDLALLIFELEEMIATAVQTAVKRQDEQAFAQLNANNLMFCEDAARRLKHCLDQMPLVQDYRLKIEHLESLHAHNAVVRDQKRRSK